AGGCTTTGCAGAGTGCCGAGCAGTTACATGCCGAGGTAGGACCGTACGGCCACGGGGCGCGGTGGTCGATCTCGCACCGGTACGCCGGACGATGGCAACCGGGCATGACGCATTCGCGGTCTCGAAGGAGCACGAAGTCCACCAGGTCCTGCGGCGGAACGTAGCGCGTAGTGCCGTAGTCGATCGCCTGCCCACCGGCGGGCGCGGTGCCGACCCATCTCCAGACTCCTGCCGCGGCGAGGCTACGGGCGACGTCGGCGTCGATCGGGCCGTACCCGTCCAGGTAACCAGGGTGTTCGTCCAAGCCCAACAGAGTGGACATCGGTACCGTCACGTTCACCGTGACCGGCCTCCCATGGGCTTGAGCCAACTTCGTGCCTGCCGGCGTGCCGCAGGCAGAACACCCGCGCTGCCCACCCAACCTGCCGGTGGCCAGAGATGACCACCCGAAGGAAGCCAGAGCATCAGCACGCCGCTGCGCTTTAGTGCGAGCCCCACACCGACCGCCAGAACCTGCTCCGGCTCGGCTTTCACGACTCGGGTCGGCGCTGGCATTCTCAGGGTCAGGGTCAGGGTCGTGGTCGCGGCACGTGCAGGTCCGCGAGTCCCGGCATGGGTCGCCTTTGTCGGCATCAGCCGCGGCGTTCAAAGCGGTCATGACCGCGGCGGCCTCCTCAGCCGGTAGGTAGGCGACCAGCCATGCCATGCCGTCCTCATCGGGTTCGGTCCACACATCTCGACGTTGCCGGGCCTCCCGCCGGCGCCGCTTGGCGCCAGCGGCGTCGAGTTCGTGGAGTAGTTCGTTCACGACCCGGGACAACTTCACGTCTGTCCATGTGTGCACGAACGGCAGTACTGCCTTCTTGATCAGGTCCGCGGTGCTCGCGTCGCACTTGCCCAATGCGGTGCTGAGGATCTGGGCCTGTCTCGCGTTCAGGCGCCCCTCGGCCAGTGCCTGGTGTACCGCGGGGTGATCTTCGACCAGGCTCACCGCCTGCGCGACGAGTTTCTCCGCCTGGGGTTTGGTCCACGGCCACACCGCACACAAGGCGCTTGCTGTCACCGCAACGGGATGCAACGACGCGAATCGGCCCGCGTCGTCATCCGGGCGCAACTCCGGGCGGCGGGTCAGCTCGGCGGCAGCCTCGGCTTGTTTGGCTGCAGCCCAGGCGATGATCTTCTCCCATGCGGCGACCGCGTCGGCGAGTTCGTGAACACCGAGCTGGCTCGGCGGAAACGCTTCTAGCGCTTCCGCAAGGGCAGCGCCGGGGAGCATGTCGGCGAACCCTGAATGGTCGACGCCCGGAACATGGCCCCACGGCCCGTTGAGCTCGTCCCTGTCGATCAGTTCTTCCGGATCGATAAGCCCTTCTGTGTCGGCGGTGAGCAATTCCTGCACGTCCGCCCACGGACGGGA
This sequence is a window from Phytoactinopolyspora mesophila. Protein-coding genes within it:
- a CDS encoding HNH endonuclease signature motif containing protein encodes the protein MSQRSRHQSPGHTPPGDRAMTADASWAQLVEEDLGGLDAPDHSRPWADVQELLTADTEGLIDPEELIDRDELNGPWGHVPGVDHSGFADMLPGAALAEALEAFPPSQLGVHELADAVAAWEKIIAWAAAKQAEAAAELTRRPELRPDDDAGRFASLHPVAVTASALCAVWPWTKPQAEKLVAQAVSLVEDHPAVHQALAEGRLNARQAQILSTALGKCDASTADLIKKAVLPFVHTWTDVKLSRVVNELLHELDAAGAKRRRREARQRRDVWTEPDEDGMAWLVAYLPAEEAAAVMTALNAAADADKGDPCRDSRTCTCRDHDPDPDPENASADPSRESRAGAGSGGRCGARTKAQRRADALASFGWSSLATGRLGGQRGCSACGTPAGTKLAQAHGRPVTVNVTVPMSTLLGLDEHPGYLDGYGPIDADVARSLAAAGVWRWVGTAPAGGQAIDYGTTRYVPPQDLVDFVLLRDRECVMPGCHRPAYRCEIDHRAPWPYGPTSACNCSALCKACHVHKHRAGWKVEHLGGGRQRWTSPTGHSSVVEFPRIAPDTPPAGAAATARGHSPPEQSGQSEPGRDDPPPF